The Bradyrhizobium betae genomic interval GCTTGTCCCTGACCTGGGCCGACACGTCGAGCTTCTTCTCGAGCGACTGCTTCAGGTCCCGGTCCATCGTCCGCGATTTCTGGATCTTGTTGACCAGCAAATTCGGATCGACGTCGCAGGTCGGATGCAGTTCCAGCCTGCCATTGCTCAGATATTCGATCGTGTTGATGGTGCCGGGACCGCCGAAGGTGCTTGGCGGCACCACCTCGAAATATCCGGTCTCGGAGAGGATGGCGGTGATCGTCTGTTTCTTGCGCGGGTATCCGGCGTAGACAGCAACCATCACCAGCGCGATCGCGACAAAGACGCCGCTACTTAGCCAAAACCACCCGCCGCCAACTACTTTCCCGGGCAGCACAACTGATTTTTCTCGCCGCATGGCACGTAGCCTTTCGGACAGTCCGCCGCGGCAATCGTGGGCAGCACGACGAGAGCGATCGCGGCGACGAACAGTGCAATGAACTGCTTCATATGTTCGATCCCAAGCAAATCGTCGGTTTGGTAGTGCACCGATAGACTAACCAACCGAGGTTGAGTGGACAAGTGAACGAGTTCACACGGGCGCGGTTCCCGCGAGATAATCATGCGGCGAGTTGCAAGGCGGCGCGGCTTTCGTGTCGGTTGCAGTTGAACACAGCTGTCGTGCCCGGACGCAGCGCTGCGCTTCCCTGGCGATGCGCAGCATCGTCCAGTGCAGCGGTGCGCTGCAGAGCCGGGGCCCATCTCATCGCATTCTCGGGTGCCGCCTTCTGGATCGCGGCTCGCGCTTCGCGCGTCCGGGACACGAGATTGGCGCACAGCATCTGACGAAGCCCGAACGCGCGGCTGGCGATGATGGAATATTACAGGTGTTTTGCCCGACGGAGCAAGCAAATTCGCTAAAACAGAAATTCTTCAAACCTTTCAACCCCATTCCTACTGTGCATGGGGTTGTTTTCGCACTTCTGTTTTGAAGGCGGGGCCTACCCCGCCCCCGCGCGCTTCTTCTGCCAAACCAGATGCACCGCGCAGGTGCAGCCCGGCGGATGCGAGGCGAGGTCCTTCGACGTCTCGTCGTTCGCCGGTGTCGCCGCGAACGCCTTGTCGGCTCCCTCGCGCGACGGGATGTAGTTCAGCACCGGCGCGAGCCAGCGCTCGGTCTCCGCCACCGTCATGCCCTTGCGCGCGGCGTAGTCCTCGACCTGGTCGCGCTCGATCTTGCCGACGCCGAAATAGTAGCTCTCGGGGTTCGCAAGATAGAGCCCGGACACGGAGGAGCCCGGCCACATCGCAAAGCTCTCGGTCAGCTTCACGCCGGCGGTGGCTTCGGCGTCGAGCAACTCGAACAGCGTCGCCTTCTCGGTGTGATCGGGCTGGGCGGGATAGCCCGGCGCAGGGCGGATGCCCTGGTATTTTTCGAGGATCAGCTCGTCGGTCGACAGCGCCTCGTCCGGCGCATAAGCCCAGAACTCGCGGCGCACGCGGGCATGCATGCGCTCGGCGAAGGCTTCGGCGAGGCGGTCGGCCAGCGCCTTGCACAGGATCGAGGAGTAGTCGTCGTTGGCCATCTTGAAGCGGTCGGCGACGGCGTCCTCGCCGATTCCGGCGGTGACGACGAAGCCGCCGACATAGTCGGGAATGCCGGTGTCGGCAGGCGCGATGAAGTCGGACAGCGCCGCGTTGAAGCGGCCCTCGCGCTTCTCGAGCTGCTGGCGCAGCGTGTGCAGCGTCGCGATCGTCCTGGTGCGGCTCTCGTCGGCATAGAGCACGATGTCGTCGCCTTGCGCGTTCGCCGGCCAGAAGCCGACCGTGGCGCGCGCCCGGAACCATTTCTCCCTGACGATCAGGTCGAGCATCTTTCGCGCGTCGTCATACAGCGAGCGGGCGACCTCGCCGACCTTGGCATCGTCGAGGATGGCGGGGAAGCGACCGGCGAGCTCCCAGGTCTGGAAGAACGGCGTCCAGTCGATATAGGGCACGAGCTCGGCGAGGTCGTATTCGTCGAAGCTGCGAATGCCGAGGAAGGTCGGCTTCACCGGCTTGTGCGCGGCAAAATCGACCGGCACGCGGTTGGCGCGGGCTACCTCTAGCTTCAGCCGCTTCTTGTCGGCCTGCGCGCGGAAATGCGCATCCGAGATCTTTGCGTATTCGGCACGCACATCGGCCGCATAGGCCTCGCGCCTCTCCGGCGACAGCAGCGAGGAGGCGACGCCGACGGCGCGGCTGGCGTCGTTGACATGCACGACGGGACCGGCGCGATAGCTCGGATCGATCTTCACGGCGGTGTGCACGCGGCTGGTGGTGGCGCCGCCGATCAACAGCGGCAGCTTCAGTCCTTCGCGCTGCAATTCGGCGGCGAAGAACGCCATCTCGTCGAGCGAGGGCGTGATCAGGCCGGACAGCCCGACGATGTCGGCCTTCTCCGCCTTCACGGTCTCGACGATCTTCGAAGCCGGCACCATCACGCCGAGGTCGATGACCTCGAAATTGTTGCACTGGAGCACGATGCCGACGATGTTCTTGCCGATGTCGTGGACGTCGCCCTTGACGGTTGCGAGCACGATCTTGCCGGCGGAGCTTGAGCCTTCCGTGCCGATGCCGTTGGCAAGGTTGCGCGCCTTCTCCTCCTCCATGAACGGCATTAGCCAGGCCACCGCCTGCTTCATCACGCGCGCCGATTTCACCACCTGCGGCAGGAACATCTTGCCGTCGCCGAAGAGATCGCCGACCACGTTCATGCCGGCCATCAGCGGGCCTTCGATCACGTCGAGCGGGCGCGAGGACTCCTTGCGGGCCTCCTCGGTGTCCACTTCGATGAATTCGGTGATGCCGTGCACCAGCGAATGCGACAGCCGCTTGGCCACCGGCCATTCGCGCCAGGCCAGATCGGCTTCCTTGGTCTGGGTCTTGTTACCGCGGAATTTCTCCGCCAGCGCCAGCAGGCGCTCGGAAGCGCCGGGGTCGCGGTTGAGCACGACGTCTTCGCACACCTGGCGCAGCTCGGCGTCGATGTCGTCATAGACGATCATCTGCCCGGCATTGACGATGCCCATGTCCATGCCGGCCTTGATGGCGTGATACAGGAACACCGAGTGCATGGCCTCGCGCACCGGCTCGTTGCCGCGGAACGAGAACGACAGGTTGGAGACGCCGCCCGAGATATGCGCGCCCGGCAGGTTCTGCCGGATCCAGCGCGTCGCCTCGATGAAGTCGACGCCGTAATTGTTGTGCTCCTCGATGCCGGTCGCGATCGCGAAGACATTCGGATCGAAGATGATGTCCTCCGGCGGGAAGCCGACGCGGTCGACCAGGATGTCGTAGGCGCGCTTGCAGATTTCGGTCTTGCGCGCGAACGTGTCGGCCTGGCCGGCCTCGTCGAACGCCATCACCACCACGGCCGCGCCGTGGCGGCGCGCGATGTTGGCTTCGTGAATGAACTTCTCCTCGCCTTCCTTCATCGAGATCGAGTTGACGACCGGCTTGCCCTGCACGCATTTCAGGCCGGCCTCGATCACCGAGAATTTTGACGAATCGACCATCACCGGCACGCGGGCGATGTCGGGCTCGGCGGCAACGAGGTTGAGGAAGGTCACCATTGCCGCTTCGGAGTCGAGCAGGCCCTCGTCCATGTTGACGTCGATGATCTGCGCGCCGTTCTCGACCTGGTCGCGCGCGACCTGCAGCGCAGCCGTGTAATCGCCGGCGGTGATCAACTTGCGGAAGCGCGCCGATCCCGTGACATTGGTGCGCTCGCCGACGTTCACGAAGGGAATCGCGTCCGTCAGCACGAACGGCTCGAGGCCGGAAAGCCGCAGGCGCGGTTCGATCTCCGGCACGATGCGCGGCTTGTGCGGAGCGACCGCGGCCGCAATCGCCGCGATATGCTCCGGCGTGGTGCCGCAGCAGCCGCCGACGATGTTGACCAGGCCGTCACGCGCGAACTCGCCGACCAGGCGC includes:
- the metH gene encoding methionine synthase, encoding MTVPISPKRTALLNAARERILVLDGAMGTMIQNLQFDEAAFRGERFKNFHRDLRGNNDLLILTQPKAIEDIHAAYLRAGADIVATNTFSTTSIAQADYDLTDIVYEMAREGARLAGNAARRVEAEDGKPRFVAGAIGPTNRTASISPDVSNPGYRAVTFDDLRKSYGEQINGMLDGGVDLLLVETIFDTLNAKAALYAIAEITEARGIDVPVMVSGTITDKSGRLLSGQMPEAFWHSVRHAKPVTIGFNCALGAEDLRAHIADIGRVADTLVCAYPNAGLPNEFGQYDETPEYMARLVGEFARDGLVNIVGGCCGTTPEHIAAIAAAVAPHKPRIVPEIEPRLRLSGLEPFVLTDAIPFVNVGERTNVTGSARFRKLITAGDYTAALQVARDQVENGAQIIDVNMDEGLLDSEAAMVTFLNLVAAEPDIARVPVMVDSSKFSVIEAGLKCVQGKPVVNSISMKEGEEKFIHEANIARRHGAAVVVMAFDEAGQADTFARKTEICKRAYDILVDRVGFPPEDIIFDPNVFAIATGIEEHNNYGVDFIEATRWIRQNLPGAHISGGVSNLSFSFRGNEPVREAMHSVFLYHAIKAGMDMGIVNAGQMIVYDDIDAELRQVCEDVVLNRDPGASERLLALAEKFRGNKTQTKEADLAWREWPVAKRLSHSLVHGITEFIEVDTEEARKESSRPLDVIEGPLMAGMNVVGDLFGDGKMFLPQVVKSARVMKQAVAWLMPFMEEEKARNLANGIGTEGSSSAGKIVLATVKGDVHDIGKNIVGIVLQCNNFEVIDLGVMVPASKIVETVKAEKADIVGLSGLITPSLDEMAFFAAELQREGLKLPLLIGGATTSRVHTAVKIDPSYRAGPVVHVNDASRAVGVASSLLSPERREAYAADVRAEYAKISDAHFRAQADKKRLKLEVARANRVPVDFAAHKPVKPTFLGIRSFDEYDLAELVPYIDWTPFFQTWELAGRFPAILDDAKVGEVARSLYDDARKMLDLIVREKWFRARATVGFWPANAQGDDIVLYADESRTRTIATLHTLRQQLEKREGRFNAALSDFIAPADTGIPDYVGGFVVTAGIGEDAVADRFKMANDDYSSILCKALADRLAEAFAERMHARVRREFWAYAPDEALSTDELILEKYQGIRPAPGYPAQPDHTEKATLFELLDAEATAGVKLTESFAMWPGSSVSGLYLANPESYYFGVGKIERDQVEDYAARKGMTVAETERWLAPVLNYIPSREGADKAFAATPANDETSKDLASHPPGCTCAVHLVWQKKRAGAG